The Achromobacter deleyi genome has a window encoding:
- a CDS encoding VOC family protein, which yields MIDHLDHLVLTCTDPDATVDFYTRILGMRLETFGEGRQALRFGNQKINLHVRGHEFEPKAHLPVPGALDLCFIADRPLDEVIVRLKEAGAQIIEGPVPRTGATGKIRSVYLRDPDLNLIEISELLG from the coding sequence ATGATCGATCACCTGGACCACCTGGTCCTGACCTGCACCGACCCCGACGCCACCGTGGATTTCTACACCCGCATCCTGGGCATGCGCCTGGAGACCTTTGGAGAAGGGAGGCAGGCGCTGCGTTTTGGCAACCAGAAGATCAACCTGCATGTGCGCGGCCACGAATTCGAACCCAAGGCCCACCTGCCCGTGCCCGGCGCCCTGGACCTGTGCTTCATCGCCGACCGGCCGCTGGACGAGGTGATCGTCCGACTGAAAGAGGCGGGCGCGCAAATCATCGAAGGCCCGGTGCCGCGCACGGGCGCCACCGGCAAGATCCGCTCGGTCTACCTGCGCGACCCGGACCTGAACCTGATCGAGATATCGGAATTGCTGGGCTGA
- a CDS encoding TetR/AcrR family transcriptional regulator yields the protein MSKVRLTREQSRDQTRQRLLDAAQSIFLSKGFVAASVEDIAEQAGYTRGAFYSNFGSKSELFLQLLKRDHESVMADMRAIFEDGETRSQMEARVLEYYSTHYRENDCFLLWMEAKLQAARDPEFRVGFTACLRELREATTEYIRQFSAHVGTPLPLPAEQLALGLLALSDGMQFSYAFDPQAVTPEMTEAVLAGFFRRVVFGDPKPE from the coding sequence ATGTCAAAAGTCCGCCTTACCCGAGAGCAAAGCCGTGATCAGACGCGACAGCGTCTGCTCGACGCCGCGCAATCGATTTTTCTTTCCAAGGGCTTTGTGGCCGCCAGCGTCGAAGACATCGCCGAGCAGGCCGGCTATACGCGCGGGGCGTTCTACTCGAACTTCGGCAGCAAGTCGGAACTGTTCCTGCAACTGCTCAAGCGCGACCACGAAAGCGTCATGGCCGACATGCGGGCCATCTTCGAGGACGGCGAAACCCGGTCGCAGATGGAAGCGCGCGTGCTCGAGTACTACAGCACGCATTACCGCGAAAACGACTGCTTCCTGCTATGGATGGAAGCGAAATTGCAGGCCGCCCGCGATCCCGAATTCCGGGTGGGCTTCACAGCCTGTCTGCGCGAGCTGCGCGAGGCCACCACCGAATACATCCGCCAGTTTTCGGCGCATGTGGGCACGCCGCTGCCGCTGCCGGCCGAACAGCTGGCGCTGGGCCTGCTGGCCCTGTCGGACGGCATGCAGTTCAGCTATGCCTTCGATCCCCAGGCCGTCACGCCCGAAATGACCGAAGCGGTGCTGGCGGGGTTCTTCCGCCGCGTGGTCTTCGGCGACCCCAAGCCGGAATAG
- a CDS encoding efflux RND transporter periplasmic adaptor subunit yields the protein MNCPGPCARPVARNAAADAAPLPSIAAARRWTRLLALPAVLALAAAVAGCGRKEAPAPAPRPVVAMPAQADERLPAWTLPGEVQARYSTPLSFRVGGKIVERKVRLGDTVVPGQIVAMLDPSDAAKNAAAARAQLSAAQHQLEYARQQLDRDRAQARENLIAATQLEQTRNAYASALAQRDQAAQQAALSADQLKYTTLQADHAGVITAEQADTGQNVEAATPVYQLAWSGDVDALCDVPESVLAGLEIGQRASVTLGPLPGQTFAAVLREIAPAADPQSRTYRAKLTLESPSPEVRLGMTANISFDNRSANGRATYTLPATALFHDGHDPAVWVVKPQEDTLELRRVQVLRYDARTVTLSQGVEAGERVMWQGVHTVSAGEKVRPVPPLHPEDFAS from the coding sequence GTGAACTGTCCTGGCCCTTGCGCGCGCCCCGTCGCCCGCAACGCCGCTGCCGACGCAGCGCCGCTCCCTTCCATTGCCGCCGCCCGCCGCTGGACGCGCCTGCTGGCCCTGCCCGCCGTCTTGGCGCTGGCCGCCGCCGTCGCCGGCTGTGGCCGCAAGGAGGCCCCGGCGCCGGCTCCCCGCCCTGTCGTCGCCATGCCCGCGCAGGCCGACGAGCGCCTGCCCGCCTGGACCCTGCCCGGCGAAGTGCAGGCGCGCTACAGCACGCCGCTGTCGTTCCGCGTAGGCGGCAAGATCGTCGAGCGCAAGGTCCGGCTCGGCGACACCGTCGTGCCCGGCCAGATCGTGGCCATGCTGGATCCGTCCGACGCCGCCAAGAACGCGGCCGCCGCCCGCGCGCAGTTGTCGGCGGCCCAGCATCAGCTTGAATACGCCCGCCAGCAGCTGGACCGGGACCGCGCCCAGGCGCGCGAAAACCTGATTGCCGCGACTCAGCTGGAACAGACCCGCAATGCCTATGCGTCGGCGCTGGCCCAGCGCGACCAGGCCGCCCAGCAGGCCGCGCTGTCGGCCGACCAGCTGAAGTACACCACGCTGCAGGCCGACCACGCAGGCGTCATCACGGCCGAGCAGGCCGATACCGGACAGAACGTCGAGGCGGCCACTCCCGTCTACCAGCTGGCCTGGTCGGGCGATGTGGACGCCTTGTGCGACGTGCCCGAAAGCGTTCTGGCCGGCCTGGAGATCGGCCAGCGCGCCAGCGTCACGCTGGGCCCCCTGCCCGGCCAGACCTTCGCCGCCGTGCTGCGCGAGATCGCGCCGGCCGCCGATCCGCAAAGCCGCACCTACCGCGCCAAGCTCACGCTGGAGTCGCCATCGCCCGAGGTCCGCCTGGGCATGACCGCCAACATCAGCTTCGACAACCGCTCCGCCAATGGCCGCGCCACCTACACCCTGCCGGCCACCGCCCTGTTCCATGACGGCCACGATCCGGCCGTCTGGGTCGTGAAGCCGCAGGAAGACACGCTGGAGCTGCGCCGCGTTCAGGTGCTGCGCTATGACGCGCGCACCGTGACCCTGTCCCAGGGGGTGGAGGCCGGCGAACGCGTGATGTGGCAAGGCGTGCATACGGTGTCCGCCGGCGAGAAGGTCCGCCCGGTGCCGCCGCTGCACCCCGAGGACTTCGCCTCATGA
- a CDS encoding efflux RND transporter permease subunit has protein sequence MSAPAKDAGPDAHRHEEGRFNLSAWALRHQPLVIFIITLVTLFGVLSYSRLAQSEDPPFTFRVMVIQTLWPGATAQQVQEQVTDRIAKKLQETSNTDFLRSYSRPGESLIFYTMKDSAPASTVAEQWYQVRKKVGDIRATLPQGVQGPFFNDEFGDVYTNIYTLQGDGFSPAQLHDYADKLRTVLLRVPGVAKVDYFGDQPEHIYIEITNTQLTRLGVSPQQIAQAINTQNAVEASGTLTTADDRIFVRPTGQFPNSRALADTLIRVNGKSIRLGDIATIRRGYDDPPAQQMRLPSGPVLGIGITMQPGQDVVRLGKSLGAKFEELKAQLPAGLTLTEVSSMPQAVSHSVDDFLRSVAEAVAIVLVVSLVSLGLRTGMVVVISIPVVLAITALFMEMFGIGLHKVSLGTLVLALGLLVDDAIIAVEMMSVKLEQGWSRARAAAFAYTSTAFPMLTGTLVTVAGFLPIALAKSSTGEYTRSIFQVSAIALITSWFAAVVLIPLLGYRLLPERKREAHLPHDHEHDIYNTRFYQRLRGWVAWCVDRRYVVLAGTVLVFAVSMAGFKFVPQQFFPSSDRTELLVDVRLQEGASFAATLRQVERLEKALEGRPEIDHSVSFVGTGAPRFYLPLDQQLATPNFAQLVITTHSVEDREKLAQWLEPMLRSDFPAIRSRLSRLENGPPVGYQVQFRVSGDKISEVRAVAEKVAAEVRADKRSANVQFDWDEPSERSVRFEIDQQKARELGISSSDISDFLAMTLSGYTVTQYRERDKLINVSLRAPLEERIDPARLATLAMPTPNGPVPLGSLGQVRYDLEYGVIWERDRQPTITVQADVTGGAQGIDVTLAIDKQLNALRAELPVGYRIEVGGPVEESGKGQSSINAQMPLMAVAVLTLLMVQLQSFARVLMVVLTAPLGLIGVVAALLLFGKPFGFVAMLGVIAMFGIIMRNSVILVDQIEQDIGAGHKRVDAIVGATVRRFRPITLTAAAAVLALIPLLRSNFFGPMATALMGGITSATVLTLFFLPALYAAWFRVRHDERDEPEGVPPGANAGDTVERGA, from the coding sequence ATGAGCGCGCCCGCCAAGGACGCCGGACCCGACGCGCACCGCCACGAGGAAGGCAGGTTCAACCTGTCCGCCTGGGCCTTGCGCCACCAGCCGCTGGTGATCTTCATCATCACGCTGGTCACGCTGTTTGGCGTGCTGTCGTATTCCAGGCTGGCGCAGTCCGAGGACCCGCCATTCACCTTCCGCGTCATGGTCATCCAGACCCTTTGGCCGGGCGCCACCGCGCAGCAGGTGCAGGAGCAGGTCACCGACCGCATCGCCAAGAAGCTCCAGGAAACGTCCAACACGGATTTCCTGCGCAGCTACTCGCGCCCGGGCGAATCGCTGATCTTCTACACGATGAAGGACTCGGCGCCCGCCAGCACCGTGGCCGAGCAGTGGTATCAGGTCCGCAAGAAGGTCGGCGACATCCGGGCGACGCTGCCGCAGGGCGTGCAGGGCCCGTTCTTCAACGACGAGTTCGGCGACGTCTACACCAATATCTACACCCTGCAAGGCGACGGTTTCTCGCCGGCGCAGCTGCATGACTACGCGGACAAGCTGCGCACCGTGCTGCTGCGCGTGCCCGGCGTGGCCAAGGTGGACTACTTCGGGGACCAGCCCGAGCACATCTACATCGAGATCACCAATACCCAACTCACCCGGCTGGGCGTGTCGCCGCAGCAGATCGCCCAGGCGATCAATACCCAGAACGCCGTGGAGGCCTCGGGCACGCTGACCACCGCGGACGACCGCATCTTCGTCCGGCCCACCGGACAGTTCCCCAACAGCCGCGCGCTGGCGGACACGCTGATCCGGGTCAACGGCAAGTCCATCCGGCTGGGCGACATCGCCACGATCCGCCGCGGCTACGACGATCCGCCCGCCCAGCAGATGCGCCTGCCCAGCGGACCGGTGCTGGGCATCGGCATCACCATGCAGCCCGGCCAGGACGTGGTGCGCCTGGGCAAATCCCTGGGCGCCAAGTTCGAGGAGCTGAAGGCCCAGTTGCCGGCCGGACTGACGCTGACGGAAGTCTCCAGCATGCCGCAGGCAGTGTCGCACTCGGTCGACGACTTCCTGCGCTCGGTGGCCGAAGCAGTCGCCATCGTGCTGGTGGTGAGCCTGGTGTCCCTGGGGCTGCGCACCGGCATGGTGGTGGTGATCTCGATCCCGGTGGTGCTGGCGATCACCGCGCTGTTCATGGAGATGTTCGGCATCGGCCTGCACAAGGTATCGCTGGGCACGCTGGTGCTGGCGCTGGGCCTGCTGGTGGACGACGCGATCATCGCCGTCGAGATGATGTCCGTGAAACTGGAACAGGGCTGGAGCCGCGCCCGCGCGGCGGCCTTCGCGTACACCAGCACCGCCTTCCCCATGCTGACCGGCACGCTGGTCACGGTAGCGGGCTTCCTGCCCATCGCGCTGGCCAAGTCCAGCACGGGCGAATACACCCGTTCCATCTTCCAGGTGTCCGCCATCGCGCTGATCACCTCGTGGTTCGCCGCCGTGGTGCTGATCCCGCTGCTGGGCTACCGCCTGCTGCCCGAACGCAAGCGCGAAGCCCATCTGCCCCACGACCACGAACACGACATCTACAACACCCGGTTCTACCAGCGCCTGCGCGGCTGGGTGGCGTGGTGCGTGGACCGCCGCTATGTCGTGCTGGCGGGCACCGTCCTGGTGTTCGCGGTGTCGATGGCCGGGTTCAAGTTCGTGCCCCAGCAGTTCTTTCCCAGTTCGGACCGCACCGAACTGCTGGTGGACGTGCGCCTGCAGGAAGGCGCCTCGTTTGCCGCCACGCTGCGTCAGGTGGAGCGCCTGGAAAAGGCGCTGGAAGGCCGGCCCGAGATCGACCACTCGGTCAGCTTCGTCGGCACCGGCGCGCCGCGCTTCTATCTGCCGCTGGACCAGCAGCTGGCCACCCCCAACTTCGCCCAGCTGGTCATCACCACCCACTCCGTGGAAGACCGCGAGAAGCTGGCTCAGTGGCTGGAGCCGATGCTGCGCAGCGACTTCCCGGCCATCCGCAGCCGCCTGTCGCGCCTGGAGAACGGGCCGCCGGTAGGCTACCAGGTGCAGTTCCGCGTCAGCGGCGACAAGATTTCCGAGGTGCGCGCGGTGGCCGAGAAGGTCGCGGCCGAGGTCCGCGCCGACAAGCGCTCGGCCAACGTGCAGTTCGACTGGGACGAACCTTCCGAACGGTCGGTGCGCTTCGAGATCGACCAGCAGAAGGCGCGTGAACTGGGCATCAGCTCCAGCGACATCTCGGACTTCCTGGCGATGACGCTGTCCGGCTACACGGTGACGCAATACCGCGAACGCGACAAGCTGATCAACGTCAGCCTGCGCGCCCCGCTGGAAGAGCGGATCGACCCCGCCCGCCTGGCCACGCTGGCCATGCCCACGCCCAACGGCCCGGTGCCGCTGGGCAGCCTGGGCCAGGTGCGCTACGACCTTGAGTACGGCGTCATCTGGGAGCGCGACCGCCAGCCCACCATCACCGTGCAGGCCGACGTGACCGGCGGCGCGCAAGGCATCGACGTCACGCTCGCCATCGACAAGCAGCTCAACGCCCTGCGCGCCGAACTGCCAGTCGGCTACCGCATCGAGGTGGGCGGCCCGGTCGAGGAAAGCGGCAAGGGGCAGTCGTCCATCAATGCGCAGATGCCGCTGATGGCGGTGGCGGTGCTGACGCTGCTGATGGTGCAACTGCAGAGCTTCGCCCGCGTGCTGATGGTGGTGCTGACCGCGCCGCTGGGGCTGATCGGGGTGGTGGCGGCGCTGCTGCTGTTCGGCAAGCCCTTCGGCTTTGTCGCCATGCTGGGGGTGATCGCCATGTTCGGCATCATCATGCGCAACTCGGTCATCCTGGTGGATCAGATCGAGCAGGACATCGGCGCGGGCCACAAGCGGGTGGACGCGATCGTCGGCGCCACGGTGCGGCGCTTCCGCCCCATCACGCTGACGGCCGCCGCCGCGGTGCTGGCGCTGATCCCGCTGTTGCGCAGCAATTTCTTCGGCCCCATGGCCACCGCCCTCATGGGCGGCATCACCAGCGCCACGGTGCTGACGCTGTTCTTCCTGCCCGCGCTGTATGCCGCCTGGTTCCGCGTGCGCCATGACGAGCGCGACGAACCGGAAGGCGTGCCGCCCGGCGCCAACGCGGGCGACACGGTGGAACGAGGAGCCTGA
- a CDS encoding efflux transporter outer membrane subunit — MSMHSYPTRWRLAALPLVLALGACAFAPDSKPPAVAQPAQYGVEPAPAAGAAAQGVAQRFERGAQPVPQWWKRYGSEALNALVEEGLANSPDLAAAERNLAGAREQLRGQVNSSLLPAVDAGASAQRNRALTMPNLPKPTALYNVFTGQVQATYDLDLFGAARFANASLAAQVEQQAFQLESARRSLAGNIVTGAITSASLAERVALTEKQVVLLRQVARDTQRRYELGSASQNDALDADQDAATLEASLPGLRARWHATRHALAVLLGRNPDQAPPDLAFATLAVPAQVPVVVPSELLAARPDILVAEAVVQAAAADVGLATAQLFPSLSLSASMGKGGFGWADALSGAGSIWAIGASLTQPIFHGGALLAERSAAKERYEASVLQYKQTVLTAFRDVADTLSRLDAGGQALASAEASRRAAEQSYRNTASRVRLGALAPYTEYASEQHYVAARLRELEYANERLTETAALFQAMGSPADAPQVAQRTP; from the coding sequence ATGAGCATGCATTCTTATCCCACGCGCTGGCGGCTGGCCGCCCTGCCGCTGGTGCTGGCGTTGGGCGCCTGCGCCTTCGCGCCGGACAGCAAGCCGCCCGCGGTGGCGCAGCCCGCGCAGTACGGCGTGGAACCGGCGCCGGCCGCGGGCGCGGCCGCCCAGGGCGTGGCGCAGCGCTTTGAACGGGGCGCGCAACCGGTGCCGCAGTGGTGGAAGCGCTATGGCTCGGAGGCGCTGAACGCCCTGGTTGAAGAAGGCCTGGCCAACAGCCCCGACCTGGCCGCGGCCGAACGCAACCTGGCCGGCGCGCGCGAGCAATTGCGCGGACAGGTGAACTCGTCGCTGCTGCCGGCGGTGGACGCCGGCGCCAGCGCCCAGCGCAATCGCGCGCTGACGATGCCCAACCTGCCCAAGCCCACGGCGCTCTACAACGTCTTCACCGGCCAGGTGCAGGCCACGTACGACCTGGACCTGTTCGGGGCCGCGCGCTTTGCCAACGCGTCGCTGGCCGCGCAGGTCGAGCAGCAGGCTTTCCAGCTGGAGTCCGCGCGGCGCTCGCTGGCCGGCAATATCGTCACCGGCGCCATCACCTCGGCCTCATTGGCCGAACGCGTGGCGCTGACCGAAAAGCAGGTGGTGCTGCTGCGGCAGGTGGCCCGCGACACGCAGCGCCGGTACGAACTGGGATCCGCATCGCAAAACGATGCCCTGGACGCCGACCAGGATGCCGCCACGCTGGAGGCCTCGCTGCCCGGCTTGCGCGCGCGATGGCATGCCACGCGGCACGCGCTGGCGGTGCTCCTGGGCCGCAACCCCGATCAGGCGCCGCCCGATCTGGCCTTCGCCACGCTGGCCGTGCCGGCGCAAGTACCGGTGGTGGTGCCGTCCGAACTGCTGGCGGCGCGCCCGGACATCCTGGTGGCCGAAGCCGTGGTCCAGGCGGCCGCGGCCGACGTCGGCCTGGCCACCGCCCAGCTGTTTCCCAGCCTGTCGCTGTCGGCCTCCATGGGCAAGGGCGGCTTCGGCTGGGCGGACGCCTTGTCCGGCGCCGGATCCATCTGGGCCATCGGCGCCTCGCTGACCCAGCCCATCTTCCACGGCGGCGCGCTGCTGGCCGAGCGCAGCGCGGCCAAGGAGCGGTACGAGGCCTCGGTGCTGCAATACAAGCAGACCGTGCTGACCGCCTTTCGCGACGTCGCGGACACGCTCTCGCGCCTGGATGCCGGCGGGCAGGCCCTGGCTTCCGCCGAGGCGTCGCGCCGGGCAGCGGAGCAGTCCTACCGCAACACGGCCAGCCGCGTGCGGCTGGGCGCGCTGGCGCCCTATACCGAGTACGCCTCCGAGCAGCACTATGTCGCGGCCAGGCTGCGTGAACTGGAATACGCCAATGAGCGGCTGACGGAAACAGCGGCGCTGTTCCAGGCGATGGGATCGCCCGCGGACGCCCCGCAAGTGGCGCAGCGGACGCCGTAG
- a CDS encoding IclR family transcriptional regulator — MSTLKRALAILDLFSLDTPVLTAEDIISRLSYSAPTGYRYIRDLSDLGYLLRMTGGGYKLGPRIIELDHLIIDSDPVLGVARPIMREVVDQVGGDVLLSVIHGLRILNIHHERGPDALGIPHGRGRAHPLFRGATAKTIVAFLPRKDQRKLYEGHVEEVRALGLGDTLAEFTARLDTIRVQGFYLGVGEISPERAGIAVPVFQEDRRIFGALTVTFLATRLNTIAQDKTTALLQSAARRIESLALATRIKEQAPAP, encoded by the coding sequence ATGTCCACCCTGAAGCGAGCCCTAGCGATTCTTGACCTCTTCAGCCTCGACACCCCGGTGCTCACGGCCGAAGACATCATTTCCCGCCTGTCGTATTCCGCGCCCACGGGCTACCGCTACATCCGGGACCTGTCGGACCTGGGCTATCTGCTGCGCATGACGGGCGGTGGCTACAAGCTGGGGCCGCGCATCATTGAACTGGACCACCTGATCATCGATAGCGATCCGGTGCTGGGCGTGGCCCGCCCGATCATGCGCGAGGTGGTGGACCAGGTGGGCGGCGACGTCCTGCTCAGCGTGATCCACGGCCTGCGCATCCTGAACATCCACCACGAACGCGGTCCCGATGCGCTGGGCATCCCGCACGGACGCGGCCGCGCGCATCCGCTGTTTCGCGGCGCCACGGCGAAGACCATCGTGGCGTTCCTGCCGCGCAAGGATCAGCGCAAGCTGTACGAGGGGCATGTGGAAGAAGTCCGCGCGCTGGGCCTGGGCGATACGCTGGCCGAATTCACGGCAAGGCTGGACACGATCCGCGTGCAGGGCTTTTATCTGGGGGTTGGAGAGATCTCGCCCGAGCGCGCGGGCATCGCGGTGCCGGTGTTCCAGGAAGACCGCCGCATCTTCGGCGCGCTGACCGTCACTTTTCTGGCGACGCGGTTGAACACGATCGCGCAGGACAAGACGACCGCGCTATTGCAATCCGCCGCGCGCCGCATCGAATCGCTGGCGCTGGCGACGCGCATAAAGGAACAGGCCCCCGCGCCGTAA
- a CDS encoding Bug family tripartite tricarboxylate transporter substrate binding protein, which produces MKQSCSSDEPRGGMSRRHFLAASAAAIAGGALAGPGRAWAAGYPAERPIQFIVPFPAGGGTDLVARPLAQGMGEALKQSVVVINKGGAAGIIGTQQAARSAPDGYTVALGSTGTHTVNQSLYENIAYDPIKDFEPVSMVCYYNNVLVVHPSFPARNLQELVAIIKANPGKYFYGITQNGSSAHLAMELLKATAGLDLPGVPYKGAAAAVNDFLGGQFPILMDVVINQQQFIQGGKSRPLAVTSAQRAQALPDVPTVAESGFPGYQAIGWNGVFVPAGTPKDIINTLNGAVQSALKQPALAQLTQNGLELHGGTPEELRRFVATESEKWRALIKNANIKAT; this is translated from the coding sequence ATGAAGCAGTCTTGCAGCAGCGACGAACCGCGGGGCGGCATGAGCCGGCGCCACTTCCTTGCGGCGTCGGCCGCCGCCATCGCCGGCGGGGCCCTGGCCGGCCCGGGCCGGGCGTGGGCCGCTGGCTACCCGGCGGAACGGCCCATACAGTTCATCGTGCCCTTCCCCGCCGGCGGCGGCACGGACCTGGTGGCCCGCCCGCTGGCCCAAGGCATGGGCGAAGCGCTCAAGCAGAGTGTCGTCGTCATCAACAAGGGCGGCGCGGCCGGCATCATCGGCACCCAGCAGGCGGCGCGGTCCGCGCCGGACGGCTACACCGTCGCGCTGGGCTCCACCGGCACGCACACGGTGAACCAGAGTCTGTACGAGAACATCGCCTACGACCCGATCAAGGACTTCGAACCCGTGTCGATGGTCTGCTACTACAACAACGTGCTGGTCGTGCATCCGTCCTTTCCGGCTCGCAACCTGCAGGAACTGGTGGCCATCATCAAGGCCAATCCGGGCAAGTATTTCTATGGCATCACGCAGAACGGCAGCTCGGCGCACCTTGCCATGGAACTGCTCAAGGCCACGGCAGGGCTGGACCTGCCCGGCGTGCCTTATAAGGGCGCGGCGGCGGCCGTCAACGATTTCCTGGGCGGTCAGTTCCCCATCCTGATGGACGTGGTGATCAACCAGCAGCAATTCATCCAGGGCGGCAAGTCGCGGCCGCTGGCGGTGACCTCGGCGCAGCGCGCACAGGCCCTGCCCGACGTGCCGACCGTGGCCGAGTCCGGCTTCCCCGGCTACCAGGCAATCGGATGGAATGGCGTGTTCGTGCCCGCCGGCACGCCGAAGGACATCATCAACACCCTGAACGGCGCCGTGCAAAGCGCGCTCAAGCAACCGGCGCTGGCGCAGCTGACCCAGAACGGGCTGGAGCTGCACGGAGGCACGCCTGAAGAGCTGCGCCGCTTTGTCGCGACGGAAAGCGAGAAGTGGCGCGCCCTGATCAAGAACGCCAACATCAAGGCCACCTGA
- a CDS encoding polysaccharide deacetylase family protein — MQRIPYGAPTRADANPWLPLDRELRAQGRRAAQAPAVRAVVCVTVHVDGPAVEVGRKQFPAGLYTAGRYAIRRGVPRHLEILARHAMPATFFACGYDVEHYPAVFHDILAAGHEIAAHGYLHEAWDLGDEEPALLEKTHRIIQQELGVTPVGWCSPSGRKSHRTLPTLRKLGYCYDASEKDQDRPYLPGGGEGPADFIMLPNNTVSLDDYPFYFTGHSLAAEAYDNWVQEFEALRQAEGYVHLTVHPKAAGGSGTPARAAALDRFLAYLAAQPDVHVMTLQALASHCLAHPENWSNA; from the coding sequence ATGCAACGAATTCCCTACGGCGCTCCCACCCGCGCCGACGCCAATCCCTGGCTGCCGCTGGATCGCGAACTGCGCGCGCAAGGCCGGCGCGCCGCGCAGGCCCCGGCAGTGCGCGCCGTGGTCTGCGTCACCGTCCACGTGGACGGCCCCGCCGTCGAAGTGGGCCGCAAGCAGTTTCCGGCCGGCCTCTACACCGCGGGCCGATACGCCATCCGGCGCGGCGTGCCGCGGCACCTGGAGATCCTGGCCCGCCACGCCATGCCCGCCACCTTCTTCGCCTGCGGCTATGACGTGGAACACTATCCCGCCGTGTTCCACGACATCCTGGCGGCCGGCCACGAGATCGCCGCGCACGGCTATCTGCACGAAGCCTGGGACCTGGGCGACGAAGAACCGGCGCTGCTCGAAAAGACCCACCGCATCATCCAGCAGGAACTGGGCGTGACGCCCGTGGGCTGGTGCTCGCCGTCCGGCCGCAAGAGCCACCGCACCCTGCCCACGCTGCGCAAGCTGGGCTACTGCTACGACGCCAGCGAAAAAGACCAGGACCGGCCCTACCTGCCCGGCGGAGGGGAGGGCCCGGCGGACTTCATCATGCTGCCCAACAACACCGTGTCGCTGGACGACTACCCGTTCTACTTCACCGGCCACAGCCTGGCCGCCGAGGCCTACGACAACTGGGTGCAGGAATTCGAAGCCCTGCGCCAGGCGGAAGGCTATGTACACCTGACCGTGCACCCCAAGGCGGCCGGCGGCTCCGGCACGCCGGCCCGCGCCGCCGCCCTGGACCGCTTCCTGGCCTACCTGGCCGCCCAGCCCGACGTCCACGTCATGACCCTGCAAGCGCTGGCCAGCCACTGCCTTGCCCACCCCGAGAACTGGAGCAACGCATGA
- a CDS encoding polysaccharide deacetylase family protein encodes MTAAKTVLVTLNVQGIGPEAASQPEAALHGRDAHGRYTYGGGLARVLDMLRRQDIRATLFWPVFEAERCRGLLEQSLRDGHEAASQGNAYEDLSALGEREGEVLERARDRLAELAGARPQGFRWTGSAFSPRTVPLLQQLGYRYDSSAIDDDAPYALDADGGPGMVELPWSEGLCDATHFSRRVTQDRAYSHWVEQGDALLAADGYACLTLHPRADNGVGRAARLQKVEQLLERFRAAGASFKTGAQLAAQQARPG; translated from the coding sequence ATGACCGCCGCCAAGACCGTGCTGGTCACCCTCAATGTGCAGGGCATCGGCCCCGAAGCCGCTTCCCAGCCCGAAGCCGCGCTGCACGGACGCGACGCCCATGGCCGCTACACCTATGGCGGCGGCCTGGCGCGCGTGCTGGACATGCTGCGCCGGCAAGACATCCGCGCCACGCTGTTCTGGCCCGTGTTCGAGGCCGAACGCTGCCGCGGACTGCTGGAGCAAAGCCTGCGCGACGGCCACGAAGCCGCCTCGCAAGGCAATGCCTATGAAGACCTGAGCGCCTTGGGCGAACGCGAGGGCGAAGTGCTGGAACGCGCCCGCGATCGCCTGGCGGAGTTGGCGGGCGCCCGGCCGCAAGGCTTTCGCTGGACGGGCAGCGCCTTCTCTCCGCGGACCGTGCCGCTGCTGCAACAGCTGGGCTACCGATACGACAGCAGCGCGATCGACGACGACGCCCCCTATGCCCTGGACGCCGATGGCGGCCCGGGCATGGTGGAACTGCCTTGGAGCGAAGGCCTGTGCGACGCCACGCACTTCAGCCGCCGCGTGACGCAGGACCGCGCCTACTCGCACTGGGTCGAACAAGGCGATGCGCTGCTGGCGGCCGACGGCTACGCCTGCCTGACCCTCCACCCGCGCGCGGACAACGGCGTCGGCCGCGCTGCCCGCCTGCAAAAGGTGGAGCAGCTGCTGGAACGCTTCCGCGCCGCCGGCGCCAGTTTCAAGACCGGCGCCCAGTTGGCGGCGCAGCAGGCGCGGCCCGGCTGA